ACAGCGACATGCGGTCGAGCTGCTTCTTGACCGCTGCCACCACTTTCGGATGGCTGTGGCCCAGAGTGAAGACGCCGTACCCGCCGCAAAAATCCAAATAGGATTTGCCGTTGCTATCGAAGACGCGGCAGCCCTGCGCGTGATCTTCCACGGGGGCGCCGGCGACTTTCATGAATCGCGCAAGCGGCGGATTCACGAACTCTTTATAGTCGGCATAGACTTTGTCGAAGAGCGAGATCTGTTCTGTGTCCAACTGTTTGGCCATGCACCGCTTGTTCCGTGCCGTGTTTGGCCGGGACCTTTTCCGTGCGTGCAGAGGGACGTGTACGGGCGCAAAGAACGAGTGCGGCGCGATGATGACTCGGTTCGCCAAATCAGGATACGTTAGGATTGCATATGCGGAAGCCGGAGCCGGCGATCCAGTCATCTTTCTGCATGGCGTTGGAGCGACCAAGCGCTGTTGGGCCGACCAGTTGCAAGCAATGTCGAATCGATTCCGCTGCATCGCGCTCGACTATCGCGGTTACGGCGAATCGGAGGTGCCGCCGTTAGAAAGCATTTCCCGCGAGGCGTACGCGCGCGACGTGGCTGCGGTGATGGACGCCGCGGGCATCGATCGAGCGGTGCTGTGCGGAAACTCCCTCGGCGGCGTAGTGGCCCTTGAGTTCTATAGTCAATTCCCCGAGCGCGTCAAGTCTCTGATCCTCGTGGATTCATTCGCCTACTATCCCGGCGGTGCGGAGAGTTTACCCGATCGCATCAAGACGCTCGACGACCTCGGCATTGATAAATTCGCCGAGACGCGATCGCGCGCTTTGTTTGGTCCGGATGCGCCGGAATCGCTCGTCGAGAGCGCCCGCGCCGACCTCGCGTCAATTCCGCTGGAAGTCTACAAGGCGTCGACGCGCGCGACGTGGACGGGCGACTACCGCGCCCTCTTGCCAAAGATCGAAGTAGGCGCACTCGTGATGTGGGGCGAGTACGATACGAAGATCGCGCCGCGTCCGCTTAGCGAGGAGCTCGCCCGCGCCATCCCGGCCTGCGGAGAAGTCAGCGAAGTCCCCCGCGCCGGCCATATCCCGCAGATGGAGAATCCGGTCGCTTTCAATGCCGTCGTCGCCGATTTTCTGAAGTAGCGCCGATGCTCGAACGTGAGATCAAACTCGACGCGCCGGCCTCGTTCAGGCTGGAGGCCGTGACCGCTCTCGGCGGCGGATATCGTCTGTCGAAGATCGAGACCGCGACATTTGATTCGCGCTATTTCGACACCGCAGATTTCCGGCTGACGCGCGCGGGTTGCTCGCTACGATATCGCACAGGCCAGGGCTGGACTTTGAAGCTGCCGCAGACGCCGGAACATGGGGAAATGGCGCGCCTTGAGCTTGCGTCGGACGCAGGGCCGCGCACGCCGCCGCCAGCGTTGCTCGATCTGATCACCGGATACGTCCGCACTCGGCGCATGCGCCCGATCGCGACATTGCGAACCGTTCGGCGCACTCTCAGCGTGCGCGGCGTAGGCGGCTCGATATTGGCCGAGATCGCCGAAGACGACGTGACGCACCTCGCGCTCGAAGGCAAGCCCTCCGGGTTCCGCGAGATCGAAGTGGAGCTGCGCGAACAGGCGCCGGCGGCGCTTCTCGTCGATCTTGCCCGCCGGCTTCAGGCGGTCGGCGCAGGCACGCTCATCCATGAATCCAAGATCCAGCGCGCGCTGGGCGGATCTGCTGCGCTCGTTCCGGAGCTGAGGCGGCCGCCCATCAGTCCTCATAGCGGCGTCGGCAATCTCATCCGCGCTGAGATTTCGAAATACGTCGCGGAGCTGCAAGCAAACGACGCGGCGATACGTCTCGGCTACGGTCCGGAGCCGCTGCACGTCGCGAGAGTCGCAACCCGGCGATTGCGGTCGACACTGCGCACGTTTAGGTCGGTGCTCGACCAATCGTGGGCGCAAAGGCTCAGCGATGATCTCGCCTGGCTCGGCAGATGCCTCGGCGCCGCGCGCGATGCCGACGTCCTCGTGCAACGGCTTCGCGAGAGCGCGGCGCAGCTCGACAACGATTTCGGCGCGCAGCGAGCGCGCTTCATCGCGGCGTTGCATGAAGGCCTCGATCCGAAATACCGTTCGGTCCGGCGCGCGCTGCGGTCGCCGCGATACGCGCGTCTGCTCGACAGGCTCGTGAACGCCGCATCGCACCCGAAGCTTGTAACCGGCGCGGAAATTCCGGCCAGGCTCCTCTTGCCGAAGCTGATTCGCGGGCCGTGGCGTAAGATGTGCAAAGCGGCAAAGCACGCCGACGCGCGTTCGCCGGATGACCAACTCCATGCGCTCCGAATCCGCGTCCGACGGTGCCGGTACGCCGTTGAAACCGGTCAGCAAGTGCTGGGGCCGGCCGCGGAAAAATTCGCGGCGAAGCTGGCCCAGCTGCAAGAGGCGCTCGGCGAACAGCACGACGCGGTGGTCGCACAGGATTACATCAAGAACGTAGCTGCGAAAGCGCGGGCGTCTCGAGTCGGCGCCGCGCTGCTCGATCGGGAACGGCGTATCGACTTTCGCTGCCGTCGCGCTTGGTCAAAGGCGTGGACGAAGGTGAAACGGGCGAAGTTCTTCTGAGGCTGCTATGCCCCGAGCTTCGTGCCGCACTCGCCGCAGAATTTAGCTCCCGCC
This genomic window from Candidatus Eremiobacteraceae bacterium contains:
- a CDS encoding CYTH and CHAD domain-containing protein codes for the protein MLEREIKLDAPASFRLEAVTALGGGYRLSKIETATFDSRYFDTADFRLTRAGCSLRYRTGQGWTLKLPQTPEHGEMARLELASDAGPRTPPPALLDLITGYVRTRRMRPIATLRTVRRTLSVRGVGGSILAEIAEDDVTHLALEGKPSGFREIEVELREQAPAALLVDLARRLQAVGAGTLIHESKIQRALGGSAALVPELRRPPISPHSGVGNLIRAEISKYVAELQANDAAIRLGYGPEPLHVARVATRRLRSTLRTFRSVLDQSWAQRLSDDLAWLGRCLGAARDADVLVQRLRESAAQLDNDFGAQRARFIAALHEGLDPKYRSVRRALRSPRYARLLDRLVNAASHPKLVTGAEIPARLLLPKLIRGPWRKMCKAAKHADARSPDDQLHALRIRVRRCRYAVETGQQVLGPAAEKFAAKLAQLQEALGEQHDAVVAQDYIKNVAAKARASRVGAALLDRERRIDFRCRRAWSKAWTKVKRAKFF
- a CDS encoding alpha/beta hydrolase is translated as MTRFAKSGYVRIAYAEAGAGDPVIFLHGVGATKRCWADQLQAMSNRFRCIALDYRGYGESEVPPLESISREAYARDVAAVMDAAGIDRAVLCGNSLGGVVALEFYSQFPERVKSLILVDSFAYYPGGAESLPDRIKTLDDLGIDKFAETRSRALFGPDAPESLVESARADLASIPLEVYKASTRATWTGDYRALLPKIEVGALVMWGEYDTKIAPRPLSEELARAIPACGEVSEVPRAGHIPQMENPVAFNAVVADFLK